Within Nycticebus coucang isolate mNycCou1 chromosome 16, mNycCou1.pri, whole genome shotgun sequence, the genomic segment TACAGCTCTAAGACACAtataaatggatggatagatagacaaAATAAACCATTTATAATCAATCACCATGATCCAGCAGCTTGTTAGGtgaggtggaggaggaaggaaggaataaggCAGTAAAAGATTCAAAAATTATAATGAGGAGGTTAGCCTATATTATGTCATAAACTGCTGATTCCAGCTCTAGATTTCTGGGGTCTTTGTCTTTCAAGATTATTAGGAATATAATTAAGATATTTGCCAGACAGAACCAAATAGTTCTTATGTCTTTGAATCATTAAGTGGCATTCCTTTTACTTAGAGCCTGGGTAGCCTATTAGGTGTACCAGGTATTGTAACAGAGAATAGTCCTGGATATTTACAAATTTGGACCATCCAATACTAGTCTTTTCTTTGCTCAGAAGGCCTAAGAAAATTGCTGTGTAAACCAAGGAGTTGATGTACTTTTAGTAATTATAATTTGACCACTCAAAAATTAATATGGATCTATAGTTAACCCCTTTCCTGGTTTTTATTATTCACTGCATGTAATTTCTGTATGTTTCTCCCATCTTTCCTCTCCGGCAAATCCTCATCACCCTATCTCCTGGGACACCCGACCCCCCACCCTGAATTTCACAGAACACCATTCTGCCTTGCCAAGACCAGTACTTTGTAGGAGACCAGAGCTATAATTGTGCGTATTCCACTACAACTTCAGAATCTAGTGTTGACGTTTCCACGGATACTTGGGTCTCTTTCTGGGCTGCTGGTCTCCTGGACAACAGAGAGCCCCAACAAGCACCACAGGCACAGGGTAAGTTCTGCTCTTCTGCTTTCCTGGTAGGTCTGGACCCCTTTTCCAGCACCCCTGACTGCAAAGCATTATGGGCTGGGGTTCTGTAAAAGAAGGGATGCTATGGAAAATTTAAGTAAATCCAAAGACTCCTGAATTTCAAAGCCATGAATGTAAAGTACTCTCCAGAGTGTGTAAATGGTATTCTATCTCTTGTCCACtggaaaatatgtatttctttctacATGTTGCAGTACTTGGAGATTCCCAGCTCACTGAAGGATTTTGGTCTGAATCAAAATTTGATAAACAAAACTCTAGCAGAACGCTTTTAGAATCAAGATAATCAGAGCATTTCTTTTGGAATTCAGGAAAGTTTCCTTTATTTTGAGAGGAAAGCAAGAAATACTAATTTGATCATTCATTTTATAGAGGAAATTCTATGAATAGtgtcttaggaatggaaaaatgattcttttttacataaaaaagacTTCAACTTTGGAGGAAAGTGTAACATTGGTGGAAAATTACATATTAATTTTGACCTGTAGCTGTGTAAACCGTGCTTATAAATATTAAAGGAATTTCTGTGTTAACACTCATGGTTTTAGAAATACTCTCAAACACCTCAGAATTAAATATCTGTACTGCTGGTTCTgctgcatgattttttttttgtttgagaaaagatactaataaataagcaaaaaaaaaaatctcaaaatattaagaCACACTTACGTCAGGcaggaagttgttctgtttttgctttgttctACAAGCAATAGCAATGACAAAATGACCAAGAATTTGAACCTaaactgtttataaaaatgtattcttgTTTCCATAGTCATCATTTCAatttaatcaaaaatatttgagtAACAGCAGTTCAGGTCAAGTAAGGCAAGAGTCAGAACTATACtagatgaggaaaagaaagtaaaggtACTGACAGGTATCGCTTGCTACCAAATGTACAAATGAGAACAGTTGAAATAAGTAAGTTTCAGGCACAGTTTTGAACTTTTCCTGAAGGTCTTCAGAGAAGCAAGAtccaaattatattaaaaaaaaaaattttaccccatgaaattctgaataaatttaaaattggcTGGGAAAATGGTAGCATCACAAAATCAGGTTTGATTATAAAGTGTCACAAAAACTATAGTGATATTATCCAATGCTAAAACGTAGGAGAGgcaataaaaatcagaaaaacatagTGGAATTATAATGTTCGGGAAAGGAGAAGTTTATAACtatttgaatgaattaatgatacAAATGAGACAGTCTTTGTTAATTTAACCATCAGGAATACATATATCAGGAAAGAACGTGACCCCTTACTTCTAAAAAAAATGCATCTCTTCACCAGTTTGATAAATAGTGTATAAATATTTGCCTCTCACAGCTGACTTGGCTCTTCTGAAAGCATTAGAGATTTTGTTTTCCTGTGTAGAAACGATAGCAGTTTTCCAGAAAGATAATTTGACCTATTAAACTATCTGAAATCATTTGGTAAGTTCCTTTAACGTACACAAACTGcaggtattttcttagttacccATTTGATATTTTTACAGAATCATCCCAGGGCTCAAATTTTCCTATTCTGGACTCATGTTCATGGGAAGAGGCACAACTTTCCTCTCAACTGTACAGAAATAAACAGGTATGTATAGAGAGAACATTGCCAAGTTCCCTGCAGTCTATTCTCCACTGAGTCCACCCTCTGGGTCACAttgattcttttcccttttgaaatTCCTTTTGATTCAgttagaatccacagagagatCAAAGTTAGGTGATCAATgttgcagaaaagaaaaacaacaaaggtGCTCTCAGAAGACCTGCAGACAAACTCTTGACTTTTTAGCTTCATGACCTCTTGAATCCTGCCTTTCCTCATTTATGGAATTAGGGTACTTGTGCTTCCTATTTCAGAGGGTTGTTGGAATGATCCAATGATATAATGACTGTATTAGTATTTGGAACCTTTAAGCATAACTAGTACTGGAGGAAGGGATGACAACTATAAGAGTTTTTACAGCGAttgcttcatttttaaagtttgtttattgttgcttcTGAAGAGTAATTTAATCTAGCAGAGAGATCAGTCTGAGGGGGAAGGAAGCCAACTCACctcttctgatttatttattttgcttctcgAATGTGCAAAGAAAATGTCCAACAAAACCTTTCTAAAcaactttttctatatttaaacaGTTGCATGCAGCTCATTTTTCTTCATACTTACCTGATTCTCTTGTGGTTACAATTTTAAAAGTCATATAATCTTGTCAAACAATTCACaatgatttaaaattcaaaacacatATCTGAACAATCAGGTGTTAGGGGGCTGTAGATTTCATTTAGATCTCTGAGGACTAGGGCTCCCTGAGTTTGTGGTGTTcacaaaataaatagaagaataaTCAGGTTTAAGCAGGGTGAGGAGCAGTGGCATTAATATAAGGTTCCAAAGTCAATATAGTGGAAGAGCCCTCACCCTTGTCTGCTTTCTGCAGCTCCAGGATACTCTGGTACAGAAGGAGGAAGAACTAGCTCGGTTACATGAAGAGAACAATCACCTCAGGCAATACCTGAATTCTGCTTTGGTTAAATGTCTTGAAGAAAAGGCTAAGGTATGTAACTATCTCACTTATGAGAATAGAGCAGTGATTTGAGAAAAGAGACCATTTATGTAAAACTAAGTCCTTGATTAAATGCAAGAAGTGTGCTAAACAGCGTGTCTTGATAGGTATTTATAGGATAGATGGATTTTTCTTAGGGAAATATAGCACTTTCACAAGAATGTTTATGTATCATTTCTTGGAAGTGTCTGGATTGCAGACGTTAGCCATAAATTACAAAAAGAATGGCTTAAGAATCAAAAGCTAGTCAAGGGAATTGCTGAGACAACGGAAGCTCATCAAAAGGCTGTAAGATGGATGAAATCCTGAAGTGGGAATCAGGTCTGAAAGACAGTTTAATTATCCGTTTGACTTTAGGGAAATTGCCCTCGCTTAGGGCCTCGGTTATGTTCGCCTGTAATGGATGGGCTAAAAATCGTCTGAATCTTTCCAGATCTAAAATGCTAAGAATATGGCTGGAGCCCAGGTCTCTTGACTGACAATTAGGCATCCACAGTTTAATTTGCGTTTTTCCCCTACACTTTTAAATAGAGCTATGTCTAACTCAAGGATAAATAGCTTGCCTAtagtctttttttccctcctttctttggtttttcaattttttattaccTACTTGTCATTATGTTACTGTTATTGCTTCTATCATCAATCTTTTCCTCACTTCTAGACATCTAGACAAGTTACATTTATGATACTATATAATCTAAATTGATGAAGCTTCTTGCTGTATTACCAATTATAACAGTTCAGAGAAGAAAAGATGTTGTATTAAATAACTTTCCAATTCATTTAGCTTTATTAAAAAGGGAACACATTTATTAACTTACATTTATTAACCTGGGCTGCTAACTCCAACTATCATTTCGTAAAAAGGACATTTACGTAATTATTGTGATGTTAATTAGGCAGGCCTTGCTCTCAATCAGAAAATCAGTCTCAATTTTCCAGGAGTtagaataatataataaataacatatCTCATAGAAATGCTTTGAAGTTAATGAAATAAGAGGAAGCGATGTATAATATTTAAATCAGAGGTTCTATCTAGATTCAGATGgcttagggcagcggttctcaacctgtgggtcgtgacccctttgtaacaatgaaaatacatcgtggcattaggaaggttgagaaccactggcttagggcAACCCAcggccttggggccacatgtggccttctggatccttgaacATGACCTTTGACTGcatacaaattttacaaaataaaatccttttattaaaagggacAGAGCAGAGAAATATGAAGGTTCACTTCCCTCCTttgctacttaaaaaaataaaataaaaacttggctgggcacggtggctcatgcctgttatcccagcacttgagaggtcaaggtggatggattgcctgagctcatgagtttgagatcagcctgagcaagagtgagacctcatctctaaaaaatagctgggaattgtggcaggtgtctgtagtcccagttacttgggaggccgaggcaagagaattgcagaagtccaagagtttgaggttgctgcgagttatgacaccatggcactctatggagggcaacaaagtgcgactctgtctcaaaaaaataaataaaaataaaaaataaaacaattttgtaaTTACAGGGTCATAGGTTCCCCTCCCCTGGTAGGCTGCATGATCCTTAGCAAGTCACAAATAGGTTTTTGCCTTAGTTCCCTcatttataaaagttttaatGACATCTATATCCAATGAGAGAAAGCATATAGTCAATAATtcataaattatggtatatgatAGTTTATTTATATATGATAACTCTGTAAATGATAGTTGCTAtttttgtcatcatcatcatcatcatcatcagcatCATAATTACTTCCCTGAGTTGAAATCCTAAAGATACCACCTGCTTttgtcaacttttaaaaaatagagtaaaaacaTGAATTAAAATTTCCAGGCAGTACCTTGtcattatagattttactttataaacaaaCGAATGCAATCCGTTCTGCTTGTggatgaaaaatgagaaatttattcaactttttctaaataattaaGGTAGCTAGTGAATATTCGAAGGtgctataattttcaaatatgacTTCCCTAGAAATTGCTGTCGTTCGATGAGTTCTCCAAAGTATGTGGAAAATTcagaaaggggaagaggaaacCCAAAGAGAAAAGATATCCTCCTGCTGAAATTCCCCATCCCAAAAATGCCAAGAGAAATCTCTCTAGTGAATTTGCTAACTGTGAAGACCAAGCTGGGCCCCCGGTGGATCCCTGGGTCCTTCAAACACTTGGTTTAAAAGACCTCAACACCATCGATGACACCTTGTCAGCTAACTACAGTGCCCTGTCCTCTGAGCCCAGAAGAGTCTCCAGCACATTTTCTCACTTTCCAGATGATGGAGTTGATTATGAAAATGTCCCCAGGGAGGATCTGATGATTGACTATGGGGGTGACAGAACAGCCTCCTTACATGACACTGCCATTCATGTGGGAGATTTTCACTCCCTCTCTCAACTTTCAAATCCCCCAGTGGGGCTGCAAAATCTTCCTTACTATACTGCTAATGTGTCACAGAACAAGACAGAGATGGCCTTTTCCACATCCCTGAGCCCTCACTGTAACGTGAAAACTCATTCCTTCCACCAGGGACAAGCTTTTGTGCGTCGAGATGAGGAGGGAGGCTGGAAGTTTACATGGGTCCCTAAGCAGTCTTAGTGATCCTTCCATCACAAAGCACTGCCGAGAATTCTGTTTACAAAGACCCGGCTTGCACTTGTTCCTGACTATGGTGGAACACAGAAGCTATTCCTTAGACCGTCTCCTGCCACTTTAAACATCATTCCAATTGCCCACTTACATCTGCGGGGAATGGCTTCCAAGAATCCATGAGGAAACATGTCTGTCCTTTCTTCACCTAAATTAGACTTGTTTACATGCTCATACCTGCTGGTgacttcttctttccctttgtttGAAGATGTCTTTTTCATTCGCTTGTAAATTCCTTGAAGACCTAGAGACGTGTGTACTTTTCTAATTATAACCATTTCACCAGGTTTCCTATTTTCATGGAGCAGTTGAAATGTTCACAGCACttttatttctctccctcttctgtTCTTTATCGTTGAAAACTGTCTTTAGAATGAGCCCTCTTATTACTTCAAGTGCTTACTACTGAGGGTTGGAACAGGTGCGGGTCGGGTAAATACATGTATCACTGCCCATCACTGGTACTACTGAAGACATAATGTGGATGGGGCAATGTTATGTTTAGGGAGGTTCAAATACTTAAATGTCACACGGTGGCATTAGCAAAGCATCTCTTAAAACAACAGTAACTCTACTCATAAGCAAACCcactgataaattttaaaaatttaagagaatTAGTGCTTCTTTGAAATGTCCCATGGTGTATAGCTTTTGCAAACACCTGGCATTGGTTCATTCACCAGCGTGACTCAAGCAAGAACATTTTTGGGAGAATATGGTAATAATACAAGTTATCACCTGAAATTacccaaaaccacaatgagataccacgtTAGCCTTGTCAGAATGCCCACTATTCTCTTTCAATTTGATAGACACTGCAGTGATTAGATAtgaagagaacagagaaatatGAAGCTGTTCTTCCCTCCtttgctactttaaaaaaaaagaacaatttggctgggtacggtggctcatgcctgttatcccagcacttgggaggtcaaggagggtagattgcctgagctcatgagtttgaaaccaacctgggcattttatatacaataataaGTGGTGCATTTATTAAAGGGTGCATTTTGTATATATTGTTGTtacatattataatattatatataataataaacaaaataatataatattatattatcttaatatattataatatataataataaaacaatgaataataaaaaataaatgtgactcATTTATagttaaaattagaaattgttgCTCTGATCATATTATTCCTTTCTAATGCTTAATAGCCCATTTCTCAGGTTAATTCAGTCTTTGTGCAAATAACttgaattaatgtttaaataaatgtgCATAAATTTAATTCAAATACTGACATCAAGGATTTAACTGtttctaaactttaaaaatgtatttttttattaaatcatagctgtgtatgataatgtatttatggggtacaatgtgctggttttatatacaatttgaaatacttgcaacaaactgattaacatagccttcaccgcactttcttaattattgtgttaagacatttatactctacacttagtagatttgacatgtacccttgtaaaatgcaccattttAATGCTCATTCTACTTCTCTGCTATTCATCAAGCTCCCAATCATTCTCAGAGTAATTTAAAGATCTGAGATGTACACCTGTGTTTTTGGGGACAAATTTCAGTTAATGATAAAATCTGCCATGTTGAAACCCATTCCCatgtttctcttttcacttttcaATAAGTGATCTCTCACAACCAGTGTCTCAGATTTCCAGTGTACAGCTTAGGAGTCATTCTAACAAAGAGATGGCTTTTGTTATCGTTGCTGTTGGGGGGTTTGCTTCACTTTGCTAATGTGAGCAAACAATCTGTTTTGTGACGACCAGccagttatttttaataattcaagtAGAGGAATCAAAGATAGTAATTatcaatattctgaaatattttcctaatttaGGAAGAGATAGAACACATCCATTGTCTACAAAAATagtagatgtatatatatatatgtgccttTACATTCTAGTATCTGTGCCCCTGGTGGgtgaaatttatttctatttacaataagaaatgtaaaaattagaaTTGATTGTACTTTTTACTACGTTAGTAATGGAGAAAGCAATATAACCAATTTTGAAAATCTAACAAGCTATAGAacaaaattaatcaattaataaatatttattttgcattctttgtGTGATTTATCATGTGTTAAATACCATGAGGAAACACCCGGGCTTGGCACAATGCCTTTGATATATAAAACAAAGCCACATAAAATGTCATAGCTTTTGATAGCTTATAAATAAAACTTGATCTCAACCTGGTTTAAAAACATTGCAGAACATTTGGGGAAATTATAATTTGTTCTGGCTTGTATCATGGATGGTAATATTGAAGAAAAATCGCCACAtattcttgcaatcatgtctataAACATTTGATATTGATTTAAATTATGTATAGAagatcatttttttatgtttgagaaattaaAACTTCTTTGAGCTGAGTAAATGCCTTAACTTTTATGGTTTTACTATGTCTCTCTAGTAAACCACAGTTAATATTTCTTAAGATAAAGTGGGAGATAAGAACTAAGTATTTTTGTGATTGTGATGACCATTATTCTAGTGtacataacattttttaataacaaattttgttttctcctgGGTTGTAATCTTAATGTTTATTGACAGCTCTGTTGGATGATGTATCTGACCACAGTCAAAGCTTTAGCATGGAGGGTTTACTGGTTCCTTCCCTTCTCCAGGAGGGCATGAAATGTCATGTGGCTTATCAAGTGGGGTGCCTTAGGAGTACCGCACTCATTTGCCTAACCTTACATAAAAATTAGAGTCCAGTATCAACTTTGAAAATCTGATGAAATCTCTAATGTCCTCTGATCATCTGGGAGTAAATCATATTTTTGTCTCAATAGTATCTAGAAAATGAGGACAATTCGAAAGCCCCACCTATGCAGGCAATGTTTATTGAGTGGGGTTATCTAATACATCAGTGATCCTAAtctgtaattttgaaaaatgtgaagaaaaagaacaatgttaTCAATGGAAAGAATCACTTTATGTGATCTAATTCAAGAAAACAGTCCTTTCTCTGAAATATGGTAGATGGATTCAACAATTGATCTATGGCACAGGTTCAGAGGAAAGTATAGAGTTAATACACGTAGCCataatttttgataaatattacTTCATGCCTAATGTCAGAAATACAATTATACCTGTGTTTTAGTTTATCAAAAGATTCATATGAGGTTAAATATtaaatgcttgattttttttatttttcactatacCAAATAGAATTGGTTGATAAGCTACAAATATATTGTGCAAGTGTATTTCTTACCATATTTATCATATTGTGTCTATATTTTTGTTATGTGAACAAAACCAGATGTCCActgttaattcatttattctacactggtaaaatataatttatcacaatattttaaatgatatgaTTTCTTTGTGATTTGAAACATTTCCAATTATATGTTATAGTcaattttgtaataaatttatGGCTaataaacaaatgacaaaaatttatttagtACTACTTTTGGCCtttattttagaatcatttttaaGTGACTGGAACAACATACAGGAAAAAGTTTTCTATGCCCATGTATGCTATAAAGTTggtgtcacagaaaaaaaatgcatctcaACTTCCACATATCAAATAATAGTAGTACTCACAATTGAGGCATTTAATCAACAGAAATATGTAGCCCATGCCAGGATTTGCTGAGGATATAAAGatgaaatatatgtttaaaataacgtgggtagggtgtggtggctcactcctgtaatcctagcattctgggaggcaggagaatttcttgagctcaggagtttgagaccagcctgtgtaacagcaaaactccatctctactaaaagtagaaaaattatccagacattgtggtgggggcctttagtcccagctacttgggagactgaagcaggaggatggcttgagcccaggagtttgagattgctgtgagcgaggctgacgccacagcacactagcctgggaataggataagactctgtctcaatacatacatacatacatacatacatacatacatacatacatacatacgtacatatatacatacatacatagataaaAAATTTGCTATAAATGggagaaatatattaaataagtaaGGGGGTAATTGGCTCTCGTAatcaaaaatttaatattttcagtgtGGCTAAATCTATGTGCTCAAGGAAAGTTGGTGAGAATCAGATTTGGGATTTCAAGGAAGGTTATGATCAGGAATGGATTCTTAAATGGTGCTAAGATAGTGCTCACCTCACAAAAAACATGCCAGAAATCAGGATGAGACAAGTTCTATGAGCTTGTAGACCAAGCTacatctcataaaatattccttaGTTTTATAACAGTCTCCTTATCCTTTCCCATCTATATAATACTCCCAAAATGGATAAAGCCTCATAAAAATGTTCCAGATTGGTCCCAGTCACACCacaagaaattacaaaaatattaggGTGTCtgtaaatgaaaattttgtaCAGGAGTTTCCTGAGTCCACTATGTAGATAAGCCATATATTCTTATCAAGAAGATTAGAATCAAGAGAACATGGTTTGGGACTTACATGATAGGCTGGTAACCCACATCTACATGGAGATTCTCTTGTTACAAGTCATGGATAACctggattttatttaatttccttataaggatattt encodes:
- the GMNC gene encoding geminin coiled-coil domain-containing protein 1, producing the protein MIQQLNTILPCQDQYFVGDQSYNCAYSTTTSESSVDVSTDTWVSFWAAGLLDNREPQQAPQAQESSQGSNFPILDSCSWEEAQLSSQLYRNKQLQDTLVQKEEELARLHEENNHLRQYLNSALVKCLEEKAKKLLSFDEFSKVCGKFRKGKRKPKEKRYPPAEIPHPKNAKRNLSSEFANCEDQAGPPVDPWVLQTLGLKDLNTIDDTLSANYSALSSEPRRVSSTFSHFPDDGVDYENVPREDLMIDYGGDRTASLHDTAIHVGDFHSLSQLSNPPVGLQNLPYYTANVSQNKTEMAFSTSLSPHCNVKTHSFHQGQAFVRRDEEGGWKFTWVPKQS